From the Clostridiales bacterium FE2011 genome, one window contains:
- a CDS encoding helix-turn-helix domain-containing protein: MHYSYEYKRKCVEMYREGRWPETPTSIKDPKNFHRMILRWFHAEEANGPEVLKRRGTNKEWTPEEKYELVAKVIAGSSILSVANEAGIHNGLLSRWVRKYKLEGYNGLVNMRKGRPSKEPHMKKINYNNPRKLNESEYEELVRLRAENAYIKAEIEVIKKEIALREEKEAARLKAKKQRSSKNLEKKDTN; the protein is encoded by the coding sequence ATGCATTACAGTTATGAGTACAAGAGGAAATGCGTTGAGATGTACAGAGAAGGAAGGTGGCCAGAGACTCCCACAAGTATTAAAGATCCTAAAAACTTTCACAGGATGATCCTGCGATGGTTCCATGCAGAAGAAGCAAATGGGCCGGAGGTTCTCAAGCGCCGGGGGACTAATAAGGAATGGACTCCAGAAGAGAAATATGAGCTGGTTGCCAAGGTTATTGCAGGTTCATCAATCCTGTCAGTAGCTAATGAGGCAGGTATACACAACGGCTTACTTTCTCGCTGGGTTCGCAAATATAAGCTCGAGGGGTATAATGGTCTGGTAAACATGAGAAAAGGCCGACCATCAAAGGAGCCCCATATGAAGAAAATCAATTACAACAACCCTAGGAAACTCAATGAATCCGAGTATGAAGAGCTTGTGAGACTGAGGGCCGAAAACGCATACATTAAAGCAGAAATCGAAGTCATAAAAAAAGAGATCGCCTTGAGAGAAGAAAAAGAGGCTGCGCGACTCAAGGCGAAAAAGCAGCGATCATCAAAGAACTTAGAGAAGAAGGATACCAACTGA
- a CDS encoding IS3 family transposase yields MVAKRNEAVACVIREIFEHNKGRYGVRRVHHELINRGYKVNHKKVQRLMHCMDLKGKRPKEKYHSYQGEVGKVADNLINRDFSTTKPLQKWTTDVSQFNLSWGKCYLSPILDMHTNEVISYDLSLSPNMEQIRRMLEKGLSRFSSLNGLIFHSDQGWQYQHAYFRNTIEKRGVIQSMSRKGNCYDNSIMETFFGRLKNEMFYGCEKDYKSYEEFSSAMARYIDYYNNERIQAKTKWMPPVKYRMASMG; encoded by the coding sequence GTGGTAGCGAAAAGGAACGAAGCAGTCGCATGTGTGATCAGGGAAATCTTTGAACACAACAAAGGTCGATATGGTGTTCGGAGAGTACACCACGAACTGATCAACAGAGGCTATAAGGTAAACCACAAAAAGGTCCAGCGCTTAATGCATTGCATGGACCTTAAAGGTAAACGTCCGAAAGAAAAGTACCATTCTTATCAGGGAGAAGTTGGAAAGGTGGCAGATAACCTCATTAACCGAGACTTTAGTACAACAAAGCCTTTGCAAAAATGGACAACCGACGTCTCTCAATTCAATTTATCTTGGGGGAAATGCTACCTCTCTCCAATTCTGGATATGCACACAAACGAGGTCATCTCATACGATCTTTCGTTAAGTCCAAACATGGAACAGATCCGACGGATGTTGGAGAAAGGATTAAGCAGGTTTTCCTCACTTAATGGTCTGATCTTTCATTCTGACCAGGGTTGGCAGTACCAACATGCTTATTTCAGAAATACGATTGAGAAACGTGGCGTTATTCAGTCCATGTCCCGAAAAGGAAACTGTTATGACAACAGTATTATGGAGACATTCTTCGGACGACTAAAGAACGAGATGTTTTATGGATGCGAGAAAGACTACAAATCATATGAGGAGTTCTCCTCAGCCATGGCGAGGTACATTGACTACTACAACAATGAGCGCATCCAGGCAAAAACAAAATGGATGCCACCCGTAAAATACAGGATGGCATCCATGGGTTGA
- a CDS encoding flavin reductase family protein, producing the protein MEFTGKKSVITPESVFIIGTYDENGVPNAMNAAWGMQSNMGEITLMLAKHKTTDNFEKTGAFTVAFGTADTILISDYFGVETGNKVNKIEKAGCHVHRSAHVNAPIIEEYPLTLECKVRNWDPETGYLIGEIVASQVDESILTDGKVDLGKLKPIIFDPSFNVYREVGEAVGNAFRDGLKLK; encoded by the coding sequence ATGGAATTCACAGGCAAGAAATCCGTTATTACCCCGGAGAGTGTATTTATCATCGGAACGTATGACGAAAATGGTGTACCGAACGCCATGAACGCGGCCTGGGGCATGCAGAGCAATATGGGCGAGATTACCCTGATGCTCGCGAAGCATAAGACCACCGACAATTTTGAGAAAACCGGCGCTTTTACCGTAGCCTTCGGTACAGCGGACACGATCCTGATTTCTGACTATTTCGGCGTGGAAACCGGGAACAAGGTCAACAAGATTGAAAAAGCCGGCTGCCATGTGCACAGGAGCGCGCATGTGAACGCGCCGATCATCGAGGAGTATCCGCTGACGCTGGAATGCAAGGTCAGGAACTGGGATCCGGAAACCGGTTACCTGATCGGTGAGATCGTGGCATCCCAGGTGGATGAAAGCATTCTGACAGATGGAAAAGTGGATCTGGGAAAACTGAAACCGATCATCTTCGATCCTTCCTTCAACGTATACCGCGAGGTCGGGGAAGCAGTCGGAAATGCCTTCCGGGACGGACTGAAGCTGAAATAA
- a CDS encoding aldo/keto reductase, translating to MITRQFQELTLSALGFGAMRLPVLDGKDSRIDKKETFRMVDEAMAKGINYYDTAWGYHGGNSEIVMGEALAKYPRNSYYLATKFPGYDVSNMPKVKEIFEKQLEKTGVEYFDFYLFHNVCEMNINEYLDPKFGIFDYLMEQKRKGRIRHLGFSCHGEMDVLKRFLAAYGEHMEFCQIQLNWLDWEFQHGKEKVALLNEWKIPIWVMEPLRGGKLAKLDEASEKTLKALRPDEEIPAWAFRFLLSVPGVTMILSGMSTFEQLQANLKTFEEEKPLKTEENAALSKVAERMMSRKSIPCTACHYCVSHCPQGLDIPRLISLYNEHLLTAEDGGMAFIAPMALMAIPEEKRPVSCLHCQSCEQVCPQQIHISDFMTDFVNRIG from the coding sequence ATGATTACCAGACAGTTTCAGGAGCTTACGCTCTCCGCTCTCGGCTTTGGCGCGATGCGCCTGCCGGTGCTTGACGGCAAAGACAGCCGGATTGACAAAAAAGAAACCTTCCGCATGGTGGACGAAGCCATGGCGAAGGGGATCAACTACTATGATACCGCATGGGGATACCATGGGGGAAACTCGGAGATCGTCATGGGGGAAGCCCTGGCAAAGTATCCCCGGAACAGTTATTATCTCGCCACAAAGTTTCCCGGGTATGATGTTTCCAACATGCCGAAAGTGAAGGAGATATTTGAAAAGCAGCTTGAAAAAACCGGCGTGGAATACTTTGATTTCTATCTGTTCCATAATGTCTGTGAGATGAACATCAACGAATATCTGGATCCGAAATTCGGGATTTTCGATTATCTGATGGAACAAAAGCGTAAAGGACGCATCCGCCATCTCGGCTTCTCCTGCCACGGAGAGATGGATGTGCTGAAGCGCTTTCTCGCTGCCTACGGCGAGCATATGGAATTCTGCCAGATCCAGCTGAACTGGCTGGACTGGGAATTCCAGCACGGAAAAGAAAAAGTGGCTTTGCTGAACGAATGGAAGATACCGATTTGGGTTATGGAACCTCTGCGCGGAGGAAAACTGGCAAAGCTGGATGAAGCATCCGAAAAAACGCTGAAAGCCCTCCGCCCGGATGAAGAGATCCCGGCGTGGGCCTTCCGCTTTCTGCTGTCAGTTCCGGGCGTGACGATGATTCTTTCGGGGATGTCCACTTTCGAACAGCTTCAGGCAAACCTGAAGACCTTTGAAGAAGAGAAACCGCTGAAAACAGAAGAAAACGCAGCCCTGTCAAAGGTCGCGGAGAGGATGATGTCCAGGAAGTCCATTCCCTGTACCGCCTGCCATTATTGCGTGAGCCATTGTCCGCAGGGGCTGGATATTCCCCGGCTGATCTCCCTGTACAATGAACACCTGCTGACTGCAGAGGATGGCGGAATGGCGTTCATTGCGCCGATGGCCCTGATGGCAATCCCGGAAGAAAAGCGCCCTGTCTCCTGCCTTCACTGCCAGAGCTGTGAACAGGTCTGCCCTCAGCAGATTCATATTTCTGATTTCATGACCGATTTTGTGAATAGGATCGGATAA
- a CDS encoding NAD(P)H-dependent oxidoreductase, whose amino-acid sequence MKKAMVFLAALLVICGISLAEDAVTSATLSVDRLPAVESTGSSILVVYFSTDDTIRAAAYTVAEALSADLFEIQPAEPYTTDDVNYHNRQSRTSIEQNDPQARPAIASLPEDLRRYDTVILGYPIWWGQAPRILYSFVESADLSGKTIIPFCTSGSSGAGSSASNLQKLTGGNSVWLEAKRISNGSSAEEIRAWAESLGLGREEIGMFYIHVNSAVLAVKTENNSSSEALLQLLKTGDITIAMHDYGSFEKVGSLGADIPRNDEDITTVPGDVILYQGNQVTIYYDENRWNFTRLGHIDMDQDELKSILGSGDVTVILSVNP is encoded by the coding sequence ATGAAAAAAGCCATGGTTTTTCTGGCCGCCCTGCTGGTGATCTGCGGTATTTCCCTCGCAGAGGACGCTGTTACTTCCGCCACGCTTTCTGTTGACCGGCTTCCCGCTGTTGAATCAACCGGAAGCAGCATCCTGGTGGTGTACTTCTCCACAGACGATACAATCCGCGCGGCGGCGTATACAGTCGCGGAGGCCCTGTCCGCGGACCTGTTTGAGATTCAGCCTGCCGAGCCGTATACAACGGATGATGTCAATTACCATAACAGACAAAGCCGGACAAGCATCGAGCAGAATGATCCGCAGGCCAGACCGGCCATTGCTTCCCTGCCGGAAGACCTGCGCCGGTATGATACAGTCATCCTCGGATATCCGATCTGGTGGGGGCAGGCTCCGAGAATTCTGTATTCTTTTGTGGAAAGCGCTGACCTTTCCGGAAAGACAATCATCCCGTTCTGCACGTCCGGTTCTTCCGGTGCGGGAAGCAGCGCGTCCAACCTGCAGAAACTGACAGGCGGGAACAGTGTCTGGCTGGAGGCGAAGCGGATCAGCAACGGCAGCAGCGCGGAAGAAATCCGGGCCTGGGCGGAAAGCCTCGGCCTGGGCAGGGAGGAAATCGGTATGTTTTATATTCATGTCAACAGCGCGGTTCTGGCTGTCAAAACAGAAAACAATTCCTCATCTGAAGCGCTGTTACAGCTTCTGAAAACCGGTGATATCACGATCGCCATGCATGACTACGGAAGTTTTGAAAAGGTCGGTTCTCTCGGTGCAGATATTCCCCGCAATGATGAGGATATCACCACAGTCCCCGGGGATGTGATCCTGTACCAGGGGAATCAGGTCACCATTTATTATGACGAAAACCGCTGGAATTTCACAAGACTGGGACATATCGATATGGATCAGGATGAACTGAAATCCATCCTCGGCAGCGGTGATGTAACAGTCATTCTTTCGGTCAATCCGTAA
- a CDS encoding MATE family efflux transporter: MTIENSMGTEKISRLVLKTGIPLMLSLLINSLYNFVDSIFVSRVAEDALTALSLASPVQIFVSALGLGNAVGLNAAISRALGEKNREQVKKTANAAIFLAVCAWLLISAVCLLGVRWYFSWQSGGNEVIAAYGRDYLSICMLFSLGQMGQWVFDRFVIASGKSHLFLFTLSAASVTNLILDPIFIFTFGLGTKGAAIATVIGQFMGLFAGILINRRWNREITFSFTLKPDWESVRTILRVGIPSVLVQVLTSFVTVIMNTILLAFSSTAVAIYGVCSRMMGLCTVGVHGINNGLIPIAAYNYGARKAGRIQDSVKWAMLYSGFIYLPILFVLEMFPDMVLRLFNASEHMMAIGIPAVRIMAVAWLVLIPGQVLAAALQGLSIPKPSMLLTMLRQAILPVLLAFLLSRTGWLPSVWLAFVAAELVCIPVAMLFWKRNWSSLRISMESAS, encoded by the coding sequence ATGACGATTGAGAACAGTATGGGGACGGAAAAAATCAGCAGGCTGGTTCTGAAAACAGGGATACCGCTCATGCTGAGTCTGCTCATCAATTCCCTGTATAATTTCGTGGATTCAATCTTTGTTTCCCGGGTCGCGGAAGACGCACTGACGGCACTTTCACTGGCGTCTCCGGTGCAGATCTTTGTGTCAGCGCTGGGGCTGGGCAACGCGGTCGGCCTGAACGCGGCGATTTCCAGGGCATTGGGCGAAAAGAACCGGGAACAGGTAAAGAAAACAGCCAATGCCGCGATCTTCCTGGCAGTCTGTGCCTGGCTCCTGATATCTGCTGTCTGCCTCCTTGGCGTCCGCTGGTATTTCTCCTGGCAGAGCGGCGGAAATGAAGTAATTGCGGCTTACGGCCGGGATTATCTGAGCATCTGCATGCTGTTTTCCCTGGGCCAGATGGGACAATGGGTATTCGACCGGTTTGTGATTGCCAGCGGCAAATCCCACCTGTTTCTGTTCACGCTTTCGGCTGCTTCGGTAACGAATCTTATACTGGATCCCATCTTCATCTTCACCTTCGGCCTGGGCACCAAAGGTGCGGCAATCGCGACAGTAATCGGGCAGTTTATGGGGCTGTTCGCCGGGATCCTGATCAACCGCAGATGGAACAGGGAGATCACATTCTCCTTCACTCTGAAACCGGACTGGGAAAGCGTCCGCACGATCCTCCGGGTTGGCATTCCTTCTGTGCTGGTCCAGGTGCTGACTTCCTTTGTAACGGTCATCATGAATACCATCCTGCTCGCTTTTTCTTCCACCGCTGTTGCGATCTACGGAGTGTGCAGCCGGATGATGGGGCTCTGCACGGTCGGTGTGCATGGCATCAACAACGGGCTGATCCCGATTGCCGCGTATAATTACGGAGCCCGTAAGGCAGGACGGATCCAGGATTCTGTGAAATGGGCGATGCTGTATTCCGGATTCATCTATCTTCCCATCCTGTTTGTTCTGGAAATGTTCCCTGACATGGTTCTTCGCCTGTTCAACGCTTCGGAACATATGATGGCCATCGGCATTCCGGCGGTACGGATTATGGCGGTTGCCTGGCTTGTGCTTATTCCGGGCCAGGTCCTTGCGGCAGCTTTGCAGGGACTGTCCATACCTAAACCCAGCATGCTTCTGACCATGCTGAGGCAGGCAATCCTGCCCGTGCTTCTTGCGTTTCTCCTGAGCCGGACCGGCTGGCTTCCTTCTGTCTGGCTGGCATTTGTGGCCGCCGAACTGGTCTGTATTCCGGTGGCGATGCTGTTCTGGAAAAGAAACTGGAGTTCTCTGCGGATTTCGATGGAAAGTGCTTCGTAA
- a CDS encoding EFR1 family ferrodoxin (N-terminal region resembles flavodoxins. C-terminal ferrodoxin region binds two 4Fe-4S clusters.) — translation MKGENTLLFYFTATGNSLYVAKQLENDPISIPQELRKANRHYISDSIGIVCPLFEFEIPNLVKDFIQGSSFETDYFYLLITYGCHHGGVAQRTQAWLESIGRKADYVNTIIMHDNALIVFDMDQQRSIEAEKQVDAHIAAIKADISVRKSYVQEAAAEEIDFYQHFTEWIRQTGPMYSFPLYQVMDSCIGCGTCVRVCPKGCIRMDSGKPVYDYQHCANCMACIQACPTKAIQFATVKEPNPQARYRNPHIKLDEIIRANEQA, via the coding sequence ATGAAAGGAGAGAATACCTTGCTTTTCTACTTTACAGCAACCGGAAACAGTCTCTATGTGGCCAAGCAGTTGGAAAACGATCCGATCAGCATACCACAGGAACTGAGGAAAGCGAACAGACACTATATTTCAGACAGCATCGGCATCGTATGCCCGTTGTTTGAATTTGAAATTCCAAATCTGGTGAAGGATTTCATTCAGGGATCTTCTTTCGAGACCGATTACTTTTATCTTCTCATCACGTATGGGTGCCATCATGGCGGCGTGGCGCAACGCACACAGGCCTGGTTGGAATCCATTGGCAGGAAAGCGGACTATGTGAATACGATCATTATGCACGACAATGCGCTGATCGTGTTTGATATGGATCAGCAAAGAAGCATCGAGGCGGAAAAACAGGTCGATGCGCACATTGCGGCAATCAAAGCGGATATTAGTGTGCGGAAGAGCTATGTGCAGGAAGCCGCTGCTGAGGAGATCGATTTTTATCAGCACTTCACTGAATGGATCCGGCAAACAGGTCCGATGTACAGCTTTCCGCTGTATCAGGTGATGGACAGCTGCATTGGCTGCGGCACTTGCGTCAGGGTATGTCCGAAAGGCTGCATCCGGATGGACAGCGGGAAACCGGTCTATGATTACCAGCATTGCGCCAACTGCATGGCATGCATCCAGGCCTGTCCCACCAAAGCGATTCAGTTTGCAACGGTCAAGGAGCCCAATCCCCAGGCGCGCTACAGGAATCCTCATATCAAGCTTGACGAAATCATCAGGGCAAACGAGCAAGCATGA
- a CDS encoding flavodoxin family protein, which yields MSKVLVITASLRANSNSDILAEKMIEGAKDAGHQVERISLKDKTIAFCEGCLACQKTQKCVLKDDAIAIAEKVKEADTLVFVTPIYYYEMSGQMKTLLDRMNPLYASDYQFRHVYMLSVAAEDEAFVPGKAISGLRGWTDCFKKTEFAGSLFCGGINAPGEAARKTEEQQKAFDFGRMLQ from the coding sequence ATGAGCAAAGTATTGGTGATTACTGCGAGCCTGAGAGCAAATAGCAATTCCGATATCCTGGCTGAAAAGATGATTGAGGGAGCGAAGGACGCGGGGCATCAGGTGGAACGAATCAGTCTGAAGGATAAGACAATCGCGTTTTGCGAAGGCTGCCTGGCCTGCCAGAAAACACAGAAGTGCGTGCTGAAGGACGATGCGATTGCTATCGCGGAAAAGGTGAAGGAAGCGGACACCCTGGTCTTCGTAACTCCGATTTACTACTATGAAATGAGCGGCCAGATGAAAACACTGCTGGACCGCATGAATCCGCTGTACGCTTCGGACTATCAGTTCCGCCATGTGTACATGCTCTCCGTAGCCGCTGAAGATGAGGCCTTCGTTCCGGGAAAAGCAATCAGCGGCCTGCGGGGCTGGACCGACTGTTTTAAAAAAACGGAGTTTGCAGGTTCACTCTTCTGCGGGGGAATCAATGCCCCGGGGGAAGCAGCACGCAAAACGGAAGAACAACAGAAGGCCTTTGACTTTGGCAGAATGCTTCAATAA
- a CDS encoding LysR family transcriptional regulator, with translation MDIRILRYFLAVAREENMTKAAEQLHVTQPTLSKALRSLEEELGKKLFTRHSFSIRLTEEGILLRNRAEDLVSMADKIEQEFFSLDDITGGNLYFGLAESYQIRYLAREIHEFKKKCPALQYHITSGDTEQVTEKLDKGLLDFAVICEVPDERKYNYIVFPEADCFGAVFPDDSPLAKKKRITVNDLIGQPLFCSQQSWENDIRPWAKEKFSQLHLEGSFRLSYNGSMFAKERLGILLTLNNLIDTSKESGLVFRPLTPYLEMKMYLIWNKYQSFTPVAERFLKQVRLSFSENS, from the coding sequence ATGGATATCAGGATCCTGCGGTATTTTCTGGCCGTGGCCAGGGAAGAGAATATGACAAAAGCCGCGGAACAGCTACACGTAACGCAGCCCACGCTTTCCAAAGCACTGAGGTCACTGGAGGAGGAACTTGGCAAAAAACTGTTTACCCGGCACAGTTTCAGTATCCGCCTGACGGAAGAAGGTATTCTCCTCAGGAACCGGGCAGAAGACCTGGTATCTATGGCGGACAAGATTGAGCAGGAGTTCTTTTCGCTGGACGATATCACCGGGGGGAATCTCTACTTTGGTCTGGCAGAGTCCTATCAGATCCGCTACCTGGCCAGGGAAATCCATGAGTTTAAAAAGAAATGTCCGGCTCTCCAGTATCACATAACAAGCGGAGATACGGAACAGGTTACGGAAAAGCTGGATAAGGGACTGCTTGATTTCGCCGTGATCTGCGAGGTACCGGATGAGCGGAAATACAACTATATCGTTTTTCCTGAAGCAGACTGTTTCGGCGCTGTTTTTCCGGATGATTCACCCTTGGCAAAGAAAAAACGGATTACCGTCAATGACCTGATCGGGCAGCCGCTGTTCTGCTCACAGCAGAGCTGGGAAAACGATATTCGCCCGTGGGCAAAAGAGAAGTTCAGCCAGCTGCATCTGGAAGGGTCTTTCCGGCTTTCCTATAACGGTTCAATGTTTGCAAAAGAGAGGCTGGGTATTCTCCTGACGCTGAATAACCTGATTGACACATCCAAAGAAAGTGGACTGGTTTTTCGTCCGCTGACCCCGTATCTGGAGATGAAAATGTATCTGATCTGGAACAAGTATCAAAGCTTTACGCCTGTTGCGGAACGATTTCTGAAGCAGGTGAGATTGTCTTTTTCAGAAAACTCTTGA
- a CDS encoding AzlD domain-containing protein, giving the protein MNNTIYPLAVIGVIAVVTWALRAFPFLLFGNRPLPKVIRYLGKALPPAIMTVLVIYCLRDISFSQSPFGIPELAACALVVILQAVRKNMYLSIIAGTVCYMVLIRVM; this is encoded by the coding sequence ATGAATAACACAATTTATCCCCTCGCGGTTATCGGAGTCATAGCGGTTGTTACCTGGGCTCTTCGCGCATTTCCGTTTCTGCTTTTCGGAAACAGGCCTTTGCCAAAGGTGATCCGGTATCTCGGAAAAGCGCTCCCGCCTGCCATTATGACAGTGCTTGTAATCTACTGTTTGCGTGATATTTCCTTCAGTCAGTCACCGTTTGGCATTCCGGAACTCGCAGCCTGTGCGCTGGTAGTTATCCTTCAGGCTGTACGTAAAAACATGTATCTGTCAATTATTGCCGGAACTGTATGCTATATGGTCCTGATTCGCGTCATGTAA
- a CDS encoding AzlC family ABC transporter permease: MKELRFAVKNTIPIFFTYLFIGIAFGVLMSDAGYSVLLTTASSFFIFAGSMQLVMVPMMTSGASLLSLAIMAFFVNARHIFYGIGFIEKFRKMGWKYPYMILTLTDETYSVLCSVKYDEGLDEDKAAFLIAMLDHFYWVFGCFIGACAGRFLHFDMRGIEFSATAFFLVVVVNQWRQYRTRLPFLTAAVCALGFYLLLGKEYFLIPTLVTCLAALLFLRKPVEQQEGIKDE; the protein is encoded by the coding sequence ATGAAAGAATTACGATTTGCAGTCAAAAACACGATCCCGATATTCTTCACTTATCTGTTCATCGGCATCGCCTTTGGCGTATTGATGAGTGACGCTGGATACAGTGTGTTGCTCACAACAGCTTCCAGCTTTTTCATTTTTGCCGGATCGATGCAACTTGTCATGGTACCCATGATGACATCCGGAGCCTCCCTTCTCTCGCTGGCAATCATGGCGTTTTTTGTCAATGCACGGCATATTTTCTACGGGATCGGCTTTATCGAAAAGTTCCGTAAAATGGGCTGGAAATACCCCTATATGATCCTGACTCTGACCGATGAAACCTATTCTGTTCTCTGCTCTGTAAAGTATGATGAAGGACTTGATGAAGATAAAGCAGCTTTCCTCATCGCCATGCTTGATCATTTCTACTGGGTCTTCGGGTGCTTTATCGGGGCATGTGCAGGACGGTTTTTGCACTTTGACATGCGTGGGATCGAATTCTCCGCCACAGCGTTTTTCCTTGTGGTTGTAGTGAACCAATGGCGTCAGTATCGTACACGGCTCCCTTTTCTGACCGCTGCAGTATGTGCTTTAGGGTTTTATCTGTTGTTGGGAAAAGAATATTTCCTGATTCCCACACTGGTTACCTGCCTGGCAGCGCTGTTATTCCTTCGTAAGCCTGTTGAACAGCAGGAGGGCATAAAGGATGAATAA
- a CDS encoding Hsp20/alpha crystallin family protein has protein sequence MLMPSIFAENLFDDWFDFPSVRNMDRQLYGRHFAREMKTDVHEHDDHYEVDIDLPGFQKDQIQLSLENGYLTVTATKEVEKDKTKKGKTIRQERYDGTLQRSFYVGDALTEEDITAKLEQGVLSLNIPKKAEKKLPEKKLIAIEG, from the coding sequence ATGTTGATGCCGAGTATTTTTGCTGAGAATTTGTTCGATGACTGGTTCGATTTCCCGTCTGTCCGGAACATGGATCGTCAGCTCTACGGCAGGCACTTTGCCCGTGAGATGAAGACCGATGTGCATGAGCATGATGACCATTATGAAGTGGACATTGACCTGCCCGGCTTCCAGAAGGATCAGATTCAGCTGAGCCTTGAGAATGGTTATCTGACCGTCACGGCCACAAAAGAGGTCGAGAAGGATAAGACGAAGAAGGGCAAGACCATTCGCCAGGAGCGCTACGACGGAACGCTGCAACGGAGCTTCTATGTGGGCGATGCGCTTACGGAAGAAGATATTACCGCAAAGCTGGAGCAGGGTGTGTTGAGCCTGAATATCCCGAAGAAGGCAGAGAAAAAGCTTCCTGAAAAGAAACTGATCGCCATCGAAGGATAA